In Candidatus Woesearchaeota archaeon, a single genomic region encodes these proteins:
- the proS gene encoding proline--tRNA ligase, with protein MSKENKIGLTVKKSNDFSEWFTQILQKADLTDYTEVSGCIVFKPRIWAVWEKIRDEVDTRIKPLGIKNVYFPMFIPEKFLTKEADHVKGFAPEVAWVTHAGNTKLSERLAVRPTSEAIMYPSFSNWTRSWRDLPIKLNQWSNVVRWEFKHATPLLRTREFLFNEGHTVFATEEEALAEQKQIIDMYTDICENYLAIPAHIGNKSEKEKFAGAVFTTSMEFYMPNGRSIQGPDFHHNGQNFAKAYEIKYLDQTEKEQYAWQNTWAISSRMLGVAVAVHSDDNGLVLPPKIASEQIVIVPILFDDTKKKVLAKAEEIKKKLDKQKLKVILDDRNEYSAGWKFNEWELKGVPIRIELGPKDIENGTAILVRRDTLKKESVKLEDIHKQVPKMLDDMQKSLFKKAKKMLEDNTLEVKNRKEFLEAVDNKKIVQAYWCAERKCEDLIKDETNGVKTLNSPFKQPSMKGKKCIYCGKDAKMYFLFGRSY; from the coding sequence ATGAGTAAAGAAAATAAGATTGGTTTAACCGTTAAGAAATCAAATGATTTTAGTGAATGGTTCACTCAAATTCTACAGAAAGCAGATTTAACTGATTATACTGAAGTTTCCGGTTGTATAGTATTCAAACCAAGAATCTGGGCAGTCTGGGAAAAGATAAGAGATGAAGTTGATACAAGGATTAAACCTTTGGGTATTAAAAATGTTTATTTTCCAATGTTTATTCCTGAAAAATTTTTGACAAAAGAAGCCGACCATGTCAAAGGATTTGCGCCTGAAGTCGCATGGGTAACTCATGCAGGCAATACAAAATTAAGTGAACGGTTGGCTGTACGTCCTACATCTGAAGCTATCATGTATCCTTCATTCTCAAATTGGACAAGGTCATGGAGAGATTTGCCTATAAAACTAAACCAATGGAGTAATGTTGTAAGATGGGAATTTAAGCATGCAACTCCTTTACTTAGAACCAGAGAATTCTTATTTAATGAAGGACACACGGTTTTTGCTACCGAAGAAGAAGCTTTAGCTGAACAAAAACAAATAATTGATATGTATACAGATATTTGCGAAAATTATTTGGCAATACCCGCGCATATTGGAAATAAAAGTGAAAAAGAAAAGTTTGCTGGCGCAGTATTTACAACCTCAATGGAATTTTACATGCCTAATGGCCGTTCTATTCAAGGACCTGATTTTCACCATAACGGACAAAACTTTGCAAAAGCTTACGAGATTAAATATTTAGACCAAACCGAAAAAGAACAATATGCATGGCAAAATACCTGGGCAATCTCATCCCGGATGCTTGGTGTAGCTGTTGCGGTGCATAGTGATGATAATGGTTTGGTTCTGCCGCCTAAAATCGCTTCTGAACAAATTGTTATTGTACCTATATTATTTGATGATACTAAAAAAAAAGTCCTTGCTAAAGCTGAAGAGATTAAAAAAAAACTAGATAAGCAAAAATTAAAAGTTATCCTTGATGATAGAAATGAATATTCAGCAGGATGGAAATTTAATGAATGGGAATTGAAAGGAGTTCCCATACGTATCGAACTTGGACCAAAAGATATTGAAAATGGCACTGCAATACTGGTTAGGCGTGATACTTTAAAAAAAGAATCTGTCAAACTGGAAGATATACATAAACAAGTGCCTAAAATGCTAGATGATATGCAAAAAAGTTTGTTCAAGAAAGCTAAAAAAATGTTAGAAGATAATACCTTGGAAGTTAAAAACAGGAAAGAGTTCTTGGAAGCTGTTGATAACAAGAAAATTGTACAGGCTTATTGGTGCGCTGAAAGAAAGTGTGAAGATTTGATTAAAGATGAAACAAATGGCGTTAAAACTCTTAACAGCCCATTTAAACAGCCTTCGATGAAAGGTAAAAAATGCATATATTGTGGTAAAGATGCTAAAATGTATTTCTTATTCGGGCGTTCTTATTAA
- a CDS encoding radical SAM protein yields MTKKVWFGRCIFLSWYCDIGTCQFCYRATIKSRISHAEHAKRSLSSILVEALLAKNLRWRIEFLTGGYKIYPMPELVEITRLVSSIYGKKIWLNLGVLSKEDLNQFRPYVKGIVASIECINPKLHDKICPDKQIQPYEEMFSYAGDLKKSITIVIGLGEVRKDFSLLKQFIEKHKLNRITFYALKPVTGTPFSHGPTEEEYTWWISETRKAFPDLQIIAGITPRTVNYVLPVLEAGADAITKFPATKKFGSADAISFEKQVKEAGHEFVSTLTKLPDVNWDAQISELDIPEKMKRDVKEQLEMYLKRMKQ; encoded by the coding sequence ATGACCAAAAAAGTTTGGTTTGGACGATGTATATTTTTAAGTTGGTACTGTGATATTGGTACTTGCCAGTTTTGTTACCGTGCAACTATTAAAAGCCGTATATCGCATGCAGAACATGCCAAAAGATCGCTTAGCTCAATATTAGTTGAAGCGTTGCTTGCAAAGAATTTAAGATGGCGTATTGAATTTTTAACTGGCGGTTATAAGATATATCCAATGCCCGAATTAGTTGAAATTACTCGGTTAGTAAGTTCCATATACGGCAAAAAGATATGGTTAAACCTTGGAGTTTTGTCTAAAGAAGACTTGAACCAGTTTAGGCCTTATGTTAAAGGTATAGTTGCATCTATCGAATGCATCAATCCTAAATTACACGATAAAATTTGCCCAGATAAACAAATTCAGCCATATGAAGAAATGTTTTCTTATGCAGGCGACCTGAAAAAATCTATAACAATTGTGATAGGCCTTGGCGAAGTTCGCAAAGATTTTTCATTGTTAAAACAATTTATTGAAAAGCATAAACTTAACAGGATTACTTTCTATGCTCTAAAACCTGTAACTGGTACCCCGTTTAGTCATGGACCAACTGAAGAAGAGTATACTTGGTGGATTTCTGAAACACGAAAAGCGTTTCCGGATTTACAAATTATCGCGGGCATTACCCCTAGAACAGTTAACTATGTATTACCTGTACTGGAAGCTGGAGCTGATGCTATCACTAAATTTCCGGCAACTAAAAAATTTGGTTCTGCTGATGCAATATCATTTGAAAAGCAAGTTAAGGAAGCAGGCCATGAGTTTGTCAGTACATTGACTAAATTACCTGATGTTAATTGGGATGCGCAGATTTCTGAACTAGATATTCCCGAAAAAATGAAACGGGATGTTAAGGAACAGCTTGAGATGTATCTGAAAAGGATGAAGCAGTAA
- a CDS encoding transcription initiation factor IIB, whose product MSMVKKCPECGSINLFWNQEKGEIICKDCGLVIEDKMVDFSQEWRAFDSEGVERKRRTGAPMTYTEYDKGLGTEVGQKGDLLKLQGKSRSKFFRLRKWQYRISTAIERNLKLALAELKRVSSYLKLPKSVEEEAARIYTQAVQRGLVRGRSMESVVAGALYAACRRHEVPRTLDELAESSNIEKKEIGRTYRFITRELGISILPSNPADYIARFSSALKLNPETQSTAIEILEKAQKAELTSGRGPTGIAAASLYVAALLHGEKRTQREVADVAGVTEVTIRNRYKELLEKLKLGSDVKKVKKKNKP is encoded by the coding sequence ATGTCAATGGTAAAAAAATGCCCGGAATGTGGAAGTATAAATTTATTTTGGAACCAAGAAAAAGGAGAAATTATTTGTAAAGACTGTGGTCTTGTTATTGAAGATAAAATGGTTGATTTTAGCCAGGAATGGAGAGCATTTGACTCTGAAGGGGTAGAAAGAAAACGCAGAACCGGCGCACCTATGACTTATACTGAATATGACAAAGGTTTAGGCACAGAAGTGGGCCAAAAAGGAGATTTATTAAAATTACAAGGAAAAAGTAGAAGTAAATTTTTTAGATTAAGAAAATGGCAATATAGAATAAGTACTGCTATTGAAAGAAATTTAAAACTTGCGCTCGCTGAACTTAAAAGAGTATCAAGCTACTTAAAATTACCTAAATCTGTAGAAGAAGAAGCTGCAAGAATTTATACGCAAGCTGTGCAAAGAGGTCTTGTGCGGGGCCGTTCAATGGAATCTGTTGTTGCGGGCGCATTATACGCTGCTTGCAGAAGGCATGAAGTTCCAAGAACACTTGACGAGCTTGCAGAAAGTTCAAACATCGAAAAGAAAGAAATAGGTAGAACTTATAGATTTATAACAAGAGAACTCGGAATAAGTATCCTACCAAGCAACCCTGCGGATTACATCGCAAGATTTAGCTCAGCTTTAAAACTTAACCCTGAAACTCAGTCAACTGCAATAGAAATTCTGGAAAAAGCGCAAAAGGCCGAACTTACATCCGGTAGAGGTCCAACTGGTATAGCTGCTGCATCTTTATATGTTGCGGCATTATTACATGGCGAAAAACGCACACAAAGAGAAGTTGCGGATGTAGCCGGTGTAACTGAAGTTACTATTAGAAATAGGTATAAAGAGTTGCTTGAAAAGCTTAAACTTGGCAGCGATGTTAAAAAAGTAAAGAAAAAAAATAAACCTTAA